From the Paenibacillus sp. FSL H8-0548 genome, one window contains:
- a CDS encoding response regulator transcription factor, translating into MKRSILLVEDDVLMREFITDYFKKEQWEVYEADNGKLALELFEQTSIDLIVLDIMMPEMDGWSVCKAIREKSDIPIIIITARTEDDDHILGFELGADEYVTKPFSPRVLVARATALMKRTEGTVGQEGDLLSYGDLLVNRRAHTVSAAGKIINLSPKEYDLLLFLIKHYGKVLPRDYILDSVWGYDYLGDLRTVDTHIKKLRAKLGDEGRAISTVIRSGYKFEMLS; encoded by the coding sequence TTGAAACGAAGTATATTGTTGGTTGAAGATGATGTGCTCATGCGTGAATTTATAACGGATTATTTCAAAAAGGAACAATGGGAAGTATATGAGGCGGATAACGGCAAACTAGCGCTTGAGCTTTTCGAGCAGACCTCAATTGACTTGATTGTTCTAGACATTATGATGCCTGAAATGGATGGATGGTCGGTATGCAAAGCTATTCGTGAGAAGTCGGACATCCCGATCATCATCATTACCGCAAGAACAGAGGACGATGATCACATACTGGGGTTTGAGCTTGGTGCGGATGAATATGTAACAAAGCCTTTTAGCCCTAGAGTATTGGTCGCCCGGGCTACCGCATTAATGAAAAGAACGGAAGGAACGGTTGGACAGGAAGGTGATTTGCTTAGCTATGGAGATTTGTTGGTGAATAGAAGGGCACATACGGTATCCGCAGCTGGAAAAATAATTAATCTGTCACCGAAGGAGTATGATTTGCTCCTATTTCTCATCAAGCACTACGGTAAGGTGCTGCCTCGTGATTATATTTTGGATTCGGTATGGGGCTACGATTATTTGGGGGATTTGCGTACCGTGGACACTCATATCAAAAAACTAAGAGCAAAGCTTGGTGATGAAGGCCGAGCGATAAGCACGGTCATTCGTTCAGGCTATAAATTTGAGATGCTGTCATGA
- a CDS encoding ATP-binding protein → MKRHGVVFKLFVVTSVLIMIVFSLVIIAEGMFFERFYRMTKINDLEQNLNQFADQLKRAEAGEQQVPRLLGAFMNENDISTSILNSRFERITINPYFLKLQADNKTITIRIPVDGMTMDDIPKGIQIGDMVVVDGIFMDENDTIMQPVVIQQNSSELAKGLVRVKGTIIDVMLPEQRSYNPLYQDALIDDALRDWIPEAEQYQTLLQNGTAVQMEWRDEWSGVNYVVLIRSLDEGKNRERYVIVMASLQPVGEAVEILKKYFVYMAPVIVMLVILVSLIYSRIVSRPLVLLSRSAARLAKLDFTVQPEIHSKDEFGELSRNLIALSHNLDLALKQLTDANVQLQEDMNEKQRTEQLRKELIANISHELKTPLGIVKGFAEGLQDEVAGDKRDRYLSFIVNETDRMNELIMDMLELSKYELKVIQLRPRNITMESLIQKVADSFSQQLEIKHLQFRLSNHTAEEMIVEADPKRIEQVILNLMSNAIRHAVENSVITMDIQRTATRKIAVAIENAGPPIADEDLSRIWDHFYRAERSRDRKSGGTGLGLAIVKHILELHESEFGAANTSQGVTFYFTLKESRGEINEK, encoded by the coding sequence ATGAAGAGACATGGTGTAGTTTTTAAACTGTTCGTTGTTACGTCTGTTCTTATTATGATAGTTTTTTCTTTGGTGATCATTGCAGAAGGAATGTTTTTCGAACGATTTTATCGGATGACCAAAATCAATGACTTAGAACAGAATTTGAATCAATTTGCGGATCAACTCAAGCGAGCAGAAGCGGGTGAACAACAGGTTCCGCGACTGCTCGGTGCGTTTATGAATGAAAATGATATAAGCACCTCTATCCTAAATAGTCGGTTCGAAAGAATCACGATAAATCCTTATTTTCTGAAGCTCCAAGCCGACAATAAGACGATTACAATTCGTATTCCAGTGGATGGAATGACGATGGATGACATCCCAAAAGGGATTCAAATCGGAGATATGGTTGTGGTGGATGGCATTTTCATGGATGAAAATGATACGATCATGCAGCCTGTGGTCATTCAACAGAATAGCTCAGAGCTAGCAAAAGGTTTGGTTCGAGTGAAAGGTACGATTATAGATGTCATGCTGCCTGAGCAGCGATCGTATAATCCTTTATATCAGGATGCCCTTATCGATGATGCACTCCGAGACTGGATACCGGAAGCAGAGCAATATCAGACTCTCTTGCAAAACGGTACGGCGGTTCAAATGGAATGGAGAGATGAGTGGAGCGGAGTCAATTATGTCGTTCTCATTCGATCACTAGACGAGGGTAAGAATAGAGAACGTTATGTAATCGTTATGGCTTCTCTGCAGCCTGTAGGGGAAGCTGTCGAAATTCTCAAGAAATATTTTGTTTATATGGCGCCAGTAATTGTTATGCTTGTGATCCTTGTATCCTTGATCTATTCCAGAATTGTCTCGCGCCCTTTAGTGCTGCTGAGCCGTTCAGCAGCACGACTTGCCAAGCTGGACTTTACCGTGCAGCCTGAAATCCACTCCAAGGATGAATTCGGGGAGCTATCACGAAATCTGATAGCACTATCGCATAATTTGGATTTAGCCTTAAAGCAGCTTACTGATGCGAATGTGCAGCTGCAGGAGGATATGAATGAAAAGCAGCGAACAGAGCAGCTTCGCAAAGAACTGATCGCCAACATTTCTCATGAATTAAAAACTCCATTAGGCATTGTTAAAGGTTTCGCGGAAGGACTGCAGGACGAGGTGGCTGGCGATAAAAGAGATCGTTATTTGAGTTTTATTGTGAATGAAACGGATCGGATGAATGAGCTCATTATGGATATGCTGGAGCTATCCAAATACGAATTGAAGGTTATTCAGCTGCGTCCGAGAAACATAACCATGGAAAGCCTCATTCAAAAGGTGGCTGATTCATTTTCTCAGCAGCTAGAGATTAAGCATCTCCAATTCAGGTTAAGTAACCATACAGCGGAAGAAATGATCGTAGAGGCAGATCCTAAACGGATAGAGCAGGTTATTTTGAATTTAATGAGTAATGCCATACGGCATGCCGTAGAGAACAGTGTTATTACAATGGATATTCAGCGTACAGCTACCAGAAAGATAGCTGTCGCGATTGAAAACGCTGGACCGCCGATAGCTGATGAGGATTTGAGCCGGATATGGGATCATTTCTACCGGGCAGAGCGTTCCCGGGATCGTAAATCGGGAGGAACTGGATTGGGGCTTGCGATCGTCAAGCATATTTTGGAGCTCCATGAAAGTGAGTTTGGTGCAGCGAATACGAGTCAAGGCGTTACATTTTATTTTACTTTGAAGGAAAGCAGGGGAGAAATAAATGAAAAATAA
- a CDS encoding glycoside hydrolase family 88 protein, whose amino-acid sequence MSRLSEEKKTELWMRLECKIERMLTQLNDKSPHATVEGIYDSTRLDWWTSGFWPGMLWIMYSRTGKNCYLERAWDFDIRLEQKLGEDNNFHHDVGFQFLPTAVIKYKLTGDADARRRGLHAANLLAGRFNLAGQFIRAWNPVKDKTVWNAGNTGWAIIDSAMNLALLLWAAEELDDPRFRHIAQAHADTILEHFIRPDGSVRHICSFDPESGAFLASIGGQGFGPDSAWSRGAAWALHGLAVVYRYTRVPRYLDAAKQIAHFFLAATENDAVPVWDFRAIPAESSRITDADSTLESGTDNRVFNPLSAHKVGRDAVAKVPRDTSAAACAASGLLELAVLVPFAEQDLYYRQAERILMSLSERYASWDEPSYEGILREATGNLPAGSNINVSLIYGDYFFLEAAAKLTSWDYRIF is encoded by the coding sequence ATGAGTAGGCTTAGCGAGGAAAAAAAGACCGAATTATGGATGAGGCTTGAGTGTAAAATCGAACGCATGCTAACTCAGTTGAACGACAAATCGCCGCATGCGACGGTGGAAGGCATCTATGATTCGACTCGGCTTGATTGGTGGACCTCGGGATTCTGGCCCGGCATGCTGTGGATCATGTATAGTCGTACAGGAAAGAATTGCTACCTTGAGCGTGCCTGGGACTTTGATATTAGGCTGGAGCAGAAGCTTGGGGAGGATAACAACTTTCATCATGATGTAGGGTTTCAGTTCTTGCCGACAGCCGTTATTAAATATAAGCTGACCGGCGATGCTGATGCTAGGCGGCGCGGACTGCACGCTGCTAATCTGCTTGCGGGGCGATTCAACCTTGCAGGCCAGTTCATTCGGGCTTGGAACCCGGTAAAGGACAAAACCGTTTGGAACGCTGGCAACACCGGCTGGGCGATTATAGATTCTGCTATGAACCTAGCCTTGCTGCTATGGGCAGCCGAGGAATTAGATGACCCTCGCTTCCGTCATATTGCCCAGGCGCATGCGGATACCATTTTGGAACACTTTATCCGTCCAGACGGTTCAGTCCGCCACATTTGCAGCTTTGATCCCGAGAGCGGAGCGTTTCTCGCTAGCATCGGCGGTCAAGGCTTCGGTCCCGATTCGGCCTGGAGCCGCGGCGCTGCATGGGCACTGCATGGCCTTGCCGTTGTATACCGCTATACACGAGTGCCCCGCTATCTAGATGCAGCCAAGCAGATAGCCCATTTCTTCCTAGCAGCTACCGAAAATGACGCTGTACCGGTTTGGGACTTCCGCGCAATCCCAGCTGAATCGAGTCGGATTACGGATGCAGATTCCACTTTGGAATCAGGTACCGATAATAGAGTCTTCAACCCTCTGTCTGCGCACAAAGTCGGCAGAGATGCTGTAGCTAAGGTGCCGCGCGACACCTCGGCAGCCGCATGCGCGGCATCTGGACTGCTGGAGCTTGCTGTGCTGGTGCCGTTCGCAGAACAAGATCTATATTATCGTCAAGCAGAACGCATCCTGATGTCGCTCTCTGAGCGATACGCCTCATGGGATGAGCCCAGCTACGAAGGAATACTCCGCGAAGCGACCGGCAACTTGCCAGCAGGCTCCAATATCAACGTATCGCTCATCTATGGCGACTACTTTTTCTTGGAAGCGGCAGCCAAGCTCACCAGCTGGGATTACCGTATTTTTTAG
- a CDS encoding rhamnogalacturonan lyase B N-terminal domain-containing protein, whose amino-acid sequence MLASVSRKTISMLLVLALVVTVLFIPTSTVQAATVGVTDNGSTIVVNTGAGLEYTINKSNGDMISCKLNGVQLCGSSKASHIGSGLGSATVTWSKSPSGSTVLITAATSTLTHYYSSRGGENIIYMATYVTAEPSVGELRYIFRGNGSVLTSVPANSNIRNNVGAVESSDVFGYSNGYTTSKYYGNDQAKNLTIRGVTGSGVGVFMAYGNREKSSGGPFFRDIQFQSGTDTEVYNYMNSGHAQTESWRMGLHGPYALVFTNGSTPSVPDFSWMSGLGLTGWVSTRGNIVLNGLFGMDSSYTYTVGFANSNAQYWTTASSSGAALKYGLIPGSYTMTVYKGELAVYTESVTVNGGATTTLNSRTINSDPSAASAIWRIGNWDGTPNDLLNGQTITIRHPSDSRNPSWGPVSYAIGSATNKFPAIQFRGQNSPTTITFNLNSTQAAASHTLRIGITTAYNGGRPSVTINGNSMSNPSASSQPNSRSFTIGTYRGNNNTFSWTIPASYLNNGTNTITISPISGSSDLGPWLSAGWVYDSLDLLN is encoded by the coding sequence ATGTTGGCAAGTGTATCACGCAAGACAATCAGCATGCTTCTAGTGTTGGCTTTAGTAGTTACCGTCTTATTCATTCCGACCTCAACTGTACAGGCAGCAACCGTGGGAGTGACAGACAATGGCTCCACAATTGTGGTTAATACAGGGGCCGGATTGGAGTACACGATTAACAAGTCAAATGGCGATATGATTTCATGCAAATTAAATGGAGTTCAACTATGCGGATCAAGTAAAGCATCACATATCGGATCAGGTTTAGGCTCGGCAACTGTAACATGGAGCAAATCTCCCTCAGGCTCCACCGTACTCATTACCGCGGCAACTTCAACGCTAACTCACTACTATTCCTCTCGTGGCGGAGAAAACATTATCTATATGGCAACGTATGTGACTGCCGAGCCATCTGTAGGCGAGCTGCGTTATATTTTTCGCGGCAATGGCAGCGTGCTTACGAGCGTTCCTGCCAACTCCAATATCCGCAATAATGTAGGCGCAGTTGAAAGCTCCGATGTGTTTGGCTACTCCAATGGCTACACAACTTCAAAATATTATGGCAATGATCAAGCAAAGAATTTAACCATTCGCGGGGTTACTGGCTCAGGCGTGGGCGTATTTATGGCTTATGGCAATCGTGAAAAAAGCTCTGGCGGACCTTTCTTCCGCGACATTCAGTTTCAAAGCGGAACTGATACCGAAGTTTACAATTATATGAACTCAGGTCACGCTCAAACAGAGAGCTGGAGAATGGGGCTGCACGGGCCTTATGCTTTAGTGTTTACCAACGGCTCAACACCTAGTGTGCCTGACTTTAGCTGGATGTCTGGCTTAGGTTTGACTGGATGGGTGTCAACTCGCGGCAATATTGTGCTCAATGGCTTGTTTGGCATGGACAGCAGCTATACTTACACCGTTGGCTTCGCCAACAGCAACGCACAATATTGGACGACAGCAAGCTCAAGCGGAGCAGCCTTAAAATACGGCTTGATTCCAGGCAGTTATACGATGACGGTCTATAAAGGCGAGCTGGCTGTTTATACAGAATCAGTAACCGTGAACGGCGGAGCAACCACGACACTAAACTCACGTACGATTAACAGCGATCCAAGCGCAGCTTCGGCAATATGGAGAATCGGAAATTGGGACGGTACTCCAAATGACCTGCTGAATGGGCAGACGATTACGATTCGCCATCCGTCCGATAGCCGCAATCCTAGCTGGGGGCCAGTATCTTACGCAATTGGCAGCGCCACTAATAAATTCCCTGCCATTCAGTTCCGTGGGCAAAATTCTCCTACCACGATTACATTTAATCTTAATTCAACACAAGCAGCCGCTTCGCATACTCTAAGAATTGGCATTACAACAGCTTATAATGGTGGTCGACCGAGTGTGACAATAAACGGAAACAGCATGAGCAATCCTAGCGCGTCCTCCCAGCCTAATAGCCGCAGCTTTACGATCGGAACTTATCGTGGCAACAATAATACGTTCTCATGGACAATTCCTGCTTCTTATCTAAATAATGGTACCAATACGATCACGATTTCGCCGATTAGCGGGAGCAGTGATCTTGGTCCGTGGTTAAGCGCAGGCTGGGTTTATGATAGCTTAGATTTGCTAAATTAA
- the tyrS gene encoding tyrosine--tRNA ligase: MNIIDELEWRDAINQQTDAEGLRELTNKKAVSLYCGVDPTGDSMHIGHLIPFMMLKRFQLAGHRPVILIGGATGTIGDPSGRQTERSLQTMEQVQANVDALTAQLKKLFVTEGDNQVRMVNNYDWTHKINVIDFLRDYGKNFSINTMLAKDVVSSRLDSGISFTEFAYQILQSLDYLHLYQHEDVQLQIGGSDQWGNITSGLDLIRKKEGSEAVAFGLTIPLMLKADGTKFGKTAGGAVWLDPNQTTPFEFYQFWANTDDRDVVKYLKFFTFLNKEAIEALDEKVKSEPHKRAAQIALAEEMTKFVHGEEMLEQAKRITAALFSGDIRSLTADEIEQGFKEMPTYTADKEPKNIVDWLVELGIEPSKRQAREDITNGAISMNGERVSDLELSVTADHAIGGRFIIIRKGKKNYSLVKLT, from the coding sequence TTGAACATTATTGACGAACTCGAGTGGCGCGATGCCATTAACCAGCAGACGGATGCGGAGGGCTTGCGCGAATTAACGAATAAGAAGGCGGTTTCGCTCTATTGCGGCGTTGATCCGACGGGCGACAGCATGCATATCGGTCATTTGATTCCGTTCATGATGCTGAAGCGGTTTCAATTAGCTGGACATCGGCCAGTCATTCTGATTGGTGGTGCAACGGGCACGATTGGTGATCCAAGCGGTCGTCAGACCGAGCGTTCGCTGCAAACGATGGAGCAGGTGCAAGCGAATGTTGATGCCTTGACAGCGCAGTTGAAGAAGCTGTTTGTAACCGAAGGCGACAATCAGGTTCGCATGGTCAATAACTATGACTGGACACATAAAATTAATGTCATCGATTTCCTACGCGATTACGGCAAAAACTTTAGCATCAATACGATGCTAGCCAAAGATGTCGTATCGAGTAGGCTCGACAGCGGCATTTCGTTCACCGAATTCGCTTACCAAATACTGCAGTCGCTTGACTACCTGCATCTTTACCAGCATGAGGATGTTCAGCTTCAAATCGGTGGATCTGATCAGTGGGGCAATATTACGAGCGGTCTTGATCTCATTCGCAAAAAAGAAGGCTCGGAAGCAGTAGCTTTTGGTCTTACGATTCCACTTATGCTGAAAGCAGACGGTACGAAATTTGGCAAAACAGCAGGCGGTGCAGTATGGCTTGATCCGAATCAAACGACTCCGTTCGAATTCTATCAGTTCTGGGCGAATACGGATGATCGTGACGTTGTGAAGTACTTGAAGTTCTTCACCTTCCTCAATAAAGAGGCCATTGAAGCACTGGATGAGAAGGTGAAAAGCGAGCCTCATAAACGTGCTGCGCAAATCGCGTTGGCGGAAGAAATGACGAAATTTGTTCATGGTGAAGAAATGCTGGAGCAGGCGAAGCGAATTACGGCAGCATTGTTCAGCGGGGATATCCGCTCGCTCACAGCTGATGAAATTGAGCAAGGCTTTAAGGAAATGCCAACCTATACAGCTGACAAAGAACCGAAAAACATCGTTGATTGGCTAGTAGAGCTTGGCATTGAGCCTTCCAAGCGCCAAGCGCGCGAAGATATTACGAATGGCGCGATCTCGATGAATGGCGAGCGAGTTAGCGATCTAGAGCTGAGTGTAACTGCTGACCATGCTATCGGCGGACGGTTTATAATTATTCGCAAAGGCAAGAAGAACTACAGCCTTGTGAAATTGACCTAG
- a CDS encoding ABC transporter permease subunit produces MLRMQYMWKYKALYFISIPGILFFLLFKYVPLFGTVIAFQNYNLFTGFKGSPWVGLAHFKRMFSHYDFLRILGNTLILGIYDMVFAFTAPIVLALLLNEVRLAFYKKIVQTIIYAPHFLSWVIVSGIFVGVLSPSSGVVNTIIGWFGMEPIYFLGEDSYIRTILVSSGLWRDIGWGTIIYLAALAGINPDLYEAAEMDGASRWRQTLAITLPALLPVITILFLLKIGDFLDYGFERVFVFQNPLNLQNSEILDTYIYKAGLKQMQYSYATAIGLFKSVVGLTLLSIANFMSKKATGESLY; encoded by the coding sequence ATGCTTAGGATGCAGTATATGTGGAAATACAAAGCGCTCTATTTTATCTCGATTCCGGGCATTCTGTTTTTCCTATTGTTCAAATACGTTCCACTGTTTGGTACGGTGATCGCCTTCCAAAATTACAATCTGTTCACCGGCTTCAAAGGAAGCCCATGGGTAGGGCTGGCGCATTTCAAGCGGATGTTCAGTCATTATGATTTTCTCCGCATTCTTGGCAATACGCTGATTCTCGGTATCTATGACATGGTGTTCGCATTTACAGCGCCGATCGTACTGGCACTCTTATTGAACGAGGTGAGGCTTGCGTTTTATAAGAAGATCGTACAGACGATCATCTATGCACCGCATTTTCTTTCATGGGTAATTGTAAGCGGTATCTTTGTTGGTGTTCTATCACCCTCCTCGGGTGTCGTCAACACGATCATCGGTTGGTTTGGGATGGAGCCCATTTATTTTCTAGGTGAGGATTCGTACATTCGCACCATTCTAGTCAGCTCGGGCTTGTGGCGGGATATAGGCTGGGGAACGATTATTTATCTTGCAGCACTGGCCGGTATCAATCCGGATTTGTATGAGGCGGCGGAGATGGATGGAGCAAGCAGATGGAGGCAGACGCTCGCAATTACACTTCCAGCGCTGCTTCCAGTCATTACCATTCTATTTCTCCTTAAGATCGGTGATTTTCTAGACTACGGATTTGAGAGAGTGTTTGTCTTCCAGAATCCGCTCAATCTCCAGAACAGCGAAATTCTCGACACGTATATTTACAAGGCGGGCCTCAAACAAATGCAATACAGCTATGCTACTGCGATTGGACTGTTCAAGTCCGTCGTCGGCCTTACTCTACTTTCTATCGCCAACTTTATGAGCAAAAAAGCGACCGGCGAATCGCTGTATTAA
- a CDS encoding FAD-dependent oxidoreductase, translating to MKTLTCIVIGAGYAGIHAMNEIRKNLNNGNKKQSIKFVLIDKNKYHLRKVILFKPAVTDEDICIPLTQLFPEGVELVQATVTEIIKAENKLLLRSINDVVQELRYDILVVAAGSIIRRPEESQGGLPLATLNDAINIRKAWQANLRQAVEEANPLERERLMTIAVAGAGISGIETAAELAYHVRTDAQQLGLDPNQVHISLYNAHERLFLDGPGKVAMKLEHILSDNGVEVVHGSRVLREEAGSLSLSGGVKLPVGLCVWTLGLMPNPIVKQWGLPVTAAGFVIIDESYRVKGTSGIYSIGDCASVINPDSGRSDGMTCKEAIPQAARLGKVVAADLEGQSAPAHTSYMDSFSIGIGPKNGLTWVHKWGIDFIITGKMGYRIKQLTWNLGSSIK from the coding sequence ATGAAAACATTGACCTGTATTGTTATTGGCGCGGGATATGCGGGTATTCATGCGATGAATGAAATCCGCAAAAACTTGAATAACGGTAATAAAAAGCAGTCCATCAAATTTGTACTCATCGATAAAAATAAGTATCACTTGCGTAAGGTCATCCTATTCAAGCCAGCAGTAACGGATGAAGATATTTGTATTCCGCTTACCCAATTGTTTCCTGAAGGTGTCGAGCTTGTTCAGGCGACAGTCACGGAAATTATAAAAGCAGAAAATAAGCTGCTGCTGCGAAGCATTAATGACGTCGTGCAAGAGCTGCGTTACGATATACTTGTAGTGGCTGCTGGCAGCATTATTCGTCGACCAGAAGAATCGCAAGGCGGACTGCCGCTTGCTACTCTGAATGATGCGATAAACATTAGGAAGGCATGGCAGGCAAATTTACGACAAGCTGTGGAAGAAGCTAATCCGCTCGAACGCGAGCGTTTAATGACGATTGCTGTGGCGGGAGCAGGAATAAGCGGCATTGAAACGGCCGCTGAATTAGCGTATCATGTCCGGACGGATGCCCAGCAGTTAGGACTGGACCCAAATCAAGTACACATCAGTCTCTATAATGCGCATGAAAGATTATTTTTGGATGGTCCGGGCAAGGTTGCTATGAAATTAGAACATATCCTTTCAGATAATGGAGTAGAAGTTGTTCATGGCAGCCGCGTGCTTCGAGAGGAGGCGGGGAGCCTAAGCTTGTCAGGCGGAGTAAAGCTGCCGGTGGGCTTGTGTGTTTGGACATTAGGGCTTATGCCAAATCCAATAGTAAAACAGTGGGGTTTGCCTGTAACAGCGGCGGGGTTTGTCATTATTGATGAAAGCTACCGGGTAAAAGGCACCAGTGGTATTTATAGCATAGGAGACTGTGCGAGTGTTATCAATCCGGATTCGGGCAGATCAGACGGGATGACCTGCAAGGAAGCCATTCCGCAAGCTGCTAGGCTCGGCAAAGTAGTTGCAGCCGATCTTGAAGGACAGTCAGCGCCTGCGCATACCAGCTATATGGATAGCTTCAGTATTGGTATAGGCCCTAAGAATGGATTAACTTGGGTGCACAAATGGGGTATTGATTTTATAATTACAGGCAAGATGGGATATCGAATCAAACAGCTAACATGGAATTTGGGCAGCTCAATTAAATAA
- a CDS encoding tautomerase family protein — translation MPQITIKMYEGRTDEQKEEITVVFTRELSRIIEREPEFISIEFHEIPIDEHAPANLRKKMG, via the coding sequence ATGCCGCAAATAACGATTAAAATGTACGAGGGCCGCACAGACGAGCAGAAGGAAGAGATTACCGTTGTTTTTACTCGTGAACTGTCTAGAATTATCGAACGGGAGCCGGAATTCATCAGCATCGAATTTCATGAAATACCAATTGACGAGCATGCGCCTGCAAATTTGCGCAAGAAAATGGGGTGA
- a CDS encoding IucA/IucC family C-terminal-domain containing protein, translating to MDQLATEIGSPSRRVTASMLAKRYAFLAVAPVLYAMTVFDKGLGLTLDNCRLVSPDDSEDNVSKSKFPNLSLDGLTVTVPENGKRREWRDHVVRQLFENHLSQVFHILSVVGRVPRAVLWENALVRIIPLYEDGLQEEEDPSVLMRLHDDFKFITEDAPAYMFGERRNPLTTFIKGQYSEHTDKPSAYVRQTCCFYYEMSPEYCRACPKPLGCH from the coding sequence TTGGATCAGCTAGCGACAGAAATTGGGTCGCCTTCGAGAAGAGTAACAGCATCCATGCTTGCGAAGCGTTATGCCTTTCTTGCTGTTGCCCCTGTCTTGTATGCGATGACGGTATTTGACAAGGGATTGGGGTTGACGCTGGATAACTGTCGATTGGTTTCACCTGACGATAGCGAAGACAATGTGAGCAAATCCAAGTTTCCCAATCTGAGCTTAGATGGGCTGACTGTTACGGTACCGGAAAACGGGAAGCGGCGAGAGTGGCGCGATCATGTGGTGCGCCAACTTTTTGAGAATCATCTTTCTCAAGTATTCCACATTTTATCAGTGGTTGGCCGTGTTCCTAGAGCTGTCTTGTGGGAGAATGCACTTGTCCGGATCATCCCGCTGTATGAAGATGGATTGCAAGAAGAAGAGGACCCTTCAGTCTTAATGCGGCTGCATGATGATTTCAAGTTTATTACAGAGGATGCACCAGCATACATGTTCGGAGAACGTCGAAATCCCCTTACTACGTTTATAAAGGGACAGTATTCGGAGCATACCGATAAACCGTCAGCCTATGTTCGCCAAACCTGCTGCTTTTATTATGAGATGTCCCCGGAATACTGCCGAGCTTGCCCGAAACCTCTGGGCTGCCATTAA
- the sigJ gene encoding RNA polymerase sigma factor SigJ, which produces MEQLYTRYKRLLLSLAYQLIGSFSDAEDIVQDVFLKVYDTKPQGLVEAPQAYLYKMVTNRCRDLHKSASKRKEKYFGQWLPEPVPTSNDETFEAIARNELLSYGMLVLLEQLSAAERAVFVLREAFGFGYADIAAVIDKSESNSRKLYSRARGKLGNLHQVEAASLEAGNAAWVNRFLSMLGRDDIDQVISMLGKDVVLISDGGGKVLSAVNPIVSPNAVSRFLLGVIRKSAQQGGFLQFKVSEINGQVGLIINSDQGVDTVVLFHVEDDLMRNIYFIRNPDKLKLFSK; this is translated from the coding sequence ATGGAGCAATTGTATACGCGATATAAAAGATTGCTGCTTTCACTTGCATACCAGCTAATCGGTTCGTTCTCTGATGCCGAGGATATTGTGCAGGACGTTTTTTTAAAGGTCTATGATACAAAGCCGCAAGGTCTGGTTGAAGCCCCTCAAGCCTATTTGTACAAGATGGTGACGAATCGATGCCGCGATTTACACAAATCAGCGAGTAAACGAAAAGAAAAATATTTTGGACAGTGGCTACCCGAGCCGGTACCTACATCAAACGACGAGACTTTTGAAGCAATTGCCCGCAACGAATTGTTGTCTTACGGCATGCTGGTCCTTCTCGAACAGTTGTCTGCTGCAGAAAGGGCCGTATTTGTACTGCGTGAAGCGTTTGGATTCGGATATGCAGACATAGCGGCGGTCATCGATAAGAGCGAGTCCAACAGCAGAAAGCTGTATAGTCGTGCGAGAGGTAAATTAGGGAATCTCCATCAAGTAGAGGCCGCTAGCCTTGAGGCAGGAAACGCAGCATGGGTGAATCGCTTTCTATCTATGCTTGGACGGGATGACATAGATCAGGTGATTTCCATGTTAGGCAAGGATGTTGTGTTGATCTCCGATGGCGGAGGGAAAGTGCTGTCTGCGGTTAATCCGATTGTAAGTCCAAATGCTGTTTCCCGTTTCCTTCTTGGGGTGATACGCAAAAGTGCTCAGCAAGGCGGATTCTTACAATTTAAGGTTAGCGAAATCAATGGTCAAGTTGGACTCATTATTAATTCCGATCAGGGCGTCGATACGGTCGTTTTGTTCCATGTGGAAGACGATCTTATGCGCAATATTTACTTCATCAGGAATCCGGACAAATTAAAGCTCTTTTCAAAGTAA